The Iamia sp. SCSIO 61187 genomic sequence CAGGGCCATGTTGGCGCTGTTGAGCATCTCCTGCATGGCGATGCCGACCGCCCACGGGAAGCCGCCGCCGCCGTAGGCGGGGTCGAAGGGGACGGCGCCCCAGCCGGCCTCGGCGTAGGCCTCGTAGGCGGCGACGAACCCGTCGGGGACGACGACCTCGCCGTCCTCCAGCCGGGTGGTCTGCTCGTCGCCGACCTGGTTGGTCGGGGCCCACACGTCCGCCATCAGCCGGCCGAACTCCTCCAGCACGCCGAAGACGCTGTCGGCGTCGACCTCGGTGTAGGGGGCGAGCTTGGTCAGCCCGTCGAGGTCGACCAGCCCCTCGAGGGCGAAGCGGATGTCGTCGAGGGGGGCGGAGTACTCGGGCATGGCCGTCCAGCGTAGGGCTGGCCCGCGCCCGCGTCCCGGTCGGTGACGGGCGGTCGGGGAACCGCGGACCGCTCAGAAGCCTCCGTCGCGCTGGTCGAGCAGCCGGGCGTAGGCGACGCTGTGGACCAAGAAGCGCCCGACGGCGGCGACGGGCTCGGTGCGCCACCGCTCGACCTCCCAGGGGGCCGGCTCCCGGCGGATCAGGTTCAGGTAGGCGACCTGGACGTCGACGGCGCCCTGGGTGCGGGCCCGGTGCTCGGCCGACTCGGAGAACAGGGCGGCGACCTTCCCCCGGCTCGCCCCGGTCGCCAGCCGGTCGGTCCAGTAGGTGACGTCGCCCGGGGAGCCGACCCGCCCCAGGACGTTCACGTACAGCTGCTCGACGAAGGCCTCGTCGGTCAGGGCCCCGTAGGTCGCCTGGAACTCGGCCGAGCGGGCCATGATCTCGGCGATGCGGACGACGCCCAGGCGCCGCCAGCCCGCCATCTGCTCCCGCCAGTACTCGTAGCCGTGGCGCTCGGCCGCCCGTCCCAGGACCGACTGGTACAGGCGCACGATGGCGGCGTCGCGGCGGACCACGGCCGCCGACTGGTGGTAGGCCGCCACGACCTCGCCGGGCTCCCCGACGGCCGGGACCGGGACCGGCCCGTCCCCGTCCCAGGAGAACAGCGCCAGGTCGCGATACGCCCACGCGACCGAGAAGGCGAAGTCCTCCGCGTCCCAGTGGGGCCCGTACTGGATCGCCTGGGCGATCCACCGCGTGGCCGAGGCCACCTTCGAGAAGACCGAGGGCGTCTCCGGGCTGGCGCAGTACGCCCCCCAGCTGACGATGCCGACCAGGAGCCGCCGGCCGTCCCGCTCCCAGACCAGGGGCCCGCCGCTGTCGCCGTAGCACGGCCCCATGCCCCCGGTGCCCAACGGCCCGGTGCACAGGTGGGACGAGTGGTAGGGCGGCGTCCCCAGCTCCTCGGCGGCGGCGTCGAGCTCGGTCTTGCACTCCCGGCCGCTCATCGCCGGCACCGAGACCTGGCGCACCCGGGCAGGGATGACGCCCGTGTCGAGGTTCGTCATCCCCCAGCCGGCGGTGTGGAGGATGGTGCCCGACGGGGGGATGTCGGTGAACGACCCCACCGCCATCCGGGGGGCCGCCGTCGACCGCGAGAGCTGGATCAGGGCCACGTCGTTGGTGAGCAGGTCGAGGTTGGCGCCGGGCCGGACGAGGATGCGGCGGGCCCGGATGCGGGCACCGCCGGACGTCAGGTCCTGGGTGCCGACGAGCACGTCCACGTCCTGCGGGGGGACGACCCAGCCGGGCCCGTCCGAGACGCAGTGGGCGGCGGTGACCACCCAGGTCGGGTCGATCAGGGTGCCGCCGCAGGTGAAGGCGTCGGTGTTCCGCCGCTGGTGGGCGGCCAAGATGGCGACCTGCGAGGGCCACGCGCCGGGGGGTGCCTCGGTGCCCCCGATGATCCTGGGGTCGGGGGCCGTGGGCGTCGCCGGGTCCGCGTCCGACGGTTCCTGGGCGGTCGTCGGCCCGGCCAGGGCGACCAGCCCCATGACGACGACGACGACGAGGGACGCCGCCAGGCGGCGGGCGGGGCGCAGGTGCGACACGGGTGGGACCTCTCGGTTCACGCCGCGACGGACCCAAGCGCCCTCCCGGCTCCCGTCGACCGCGACGGGCGGCGGCATCGTGGCACCCGCCCCACCGCCGGACAAGGGCCGTCGCGTTGCGATCACCGCGCTGTTGCGTGGCGACGTGCGGGCCCGATCGTCACACGCGCGACGGGGGAGGTGGCGACGGCCCCGATCCCACGGCACGCTGGGGCCATGACCGACGCCGACGCCGCATCCCCCGGGCCCGCGCTGCCGACCGACGAGGAGCTCCGGGCCCGACTGACCCCGCTCCAGTACGAGGTGACCCAGCAGGAGGGCACCGAGCGGGCCTTCACCGGCGAGTACTGGGACACCAAGCAGCCGGGCACGTACCGCTGCGTCGTGTGCGACGAGCCCCTGTTCCGCTCCGACGTCAAGTACGACTCGGGCACCGGGTGGCCGTCGTTCTGGGAGGCCATGGACCCGTCCAAGGTGACCCTCGTCGAGGATCGCAAGCTGTTCATGCGTCGCACCGAGGCGCGCTGCGCCCGCTGCGGTGCCCACCTGGGCCACGTCTTCCCCGACGGGCCCCAGCCCACGGGTGAGCGCTACTGCATGAACTCGGCGTCGCTCCGCCTTGAGCCCGACGAGGGCACCGAGGACGCCTAGACCGCCACCGCCCCGGCTCGACCGTCCTCGATGACGAAGGACGCCTTGGTGGCGACCGGGGCCCCGGGGACGGTGACCACGTCGACGGTGCGGAAGTCCGCCGTCCACTCGGTGTGGGTCACGACGTTGCGCAGGTAGCCGCGCCGCCGGTTGATGAACCGGATGTGCGGGTTCTCGGCCAGCTGGACCGGGTCACCGGACCCCTGCTCGACACCGTCGCCCCCGGTGCTGATCGAGGTGCCGACCAGCTCGGTGGCGACGGTGGCCGAGGCGGGGTCGTCGAAGTCCGCCTTCACGTCGCAGACGTAGCTGGCGTGCACGTCGCCGGTGAGGATCACCGGGTTCGACGCCCCGACGGCGGCGATGTGGTCCCGCAGGGCGTTGCGCTCGGGCACGTAGTCGTCCCACGCGTCGTCGCTGAAGGTCGCGTCGGGTCCGGCGGTGAAGTCCCGCTGGGAGAAGAACACCTGCTGGGCCAGGGCGTTCCACCGGGCGGTGGGGCCGGCCAGGCCGGCCATCAGCCACCGCTCCTGCTCGTCGCCCAGGATCGTGCGCGACGGGTCCAGGCGGCGCGCCCGATCCTGGTCGCTGCGGTACTGGCGGGTGTCGAGGACGTGCACGTCGAGCAGGTCGCCGAACGTGAGCCGGCGGTACAGCTGGGCGTCGATCCCCTGGGGCAGCGACGAGCGGCGCAGGGGCATGTGCTCGTAGTACGCC encodes the following:
- the msrB gene encoding peptide-methionine (R)-S-oxide reductase MsrB; its protein translation is MTDADAASPGPALPTDEELRARLTPLQYEVTQQEGTERAFTGEYWDTKQPGTYRCVVCDEPLFRSDVKYDSGTGWPSFWEAMDPSKVTLVEDRKLFMRRTEARCARCGAHLGHVFPDGPQPTGERYCMNSASLRLEPDEGTEDA
- a CDS encoding trypsin-like serine protease — translated: MSHLRPARRLAASLVVVVVMGLVALAGPTTAQEPSDADPATPTAPDPRIIGGTEAPPGAWPSQVAILAAHQRRNTDAFTCGGTLIDPTWVVTAAHCVSDGPGWVVPPQDVDVLVGTQDLTSGGARIRARRILVRPGANLDLLTNDVALIQLSRSTAAPRMAVGSFTDIPPSGTILHTAGWGMTNLDTGVIPARVRQVSVPAMSGRECKTELDAAAEELGTPPYHSSHLCTGPLGTGGMGPCYGDSGGPLVWERDGRRLLVGIVSWGAYCASPETPSVFSKVASATRWIAQAIQYGPHWDAEDFAFSVAWAYRDLALFSWDGDGPVPVPAVGEPGEVVAAYHQSAAVVRRDAAIVRLYQSVLGRAAERHGYEYWREQMAGWRRLGVVRIAEIMARSAEFQATYGALTDEAFVEQLYVNVLGRVGSPGDVTYWTDRLATGASRGKVAALFSESAEHRARTQGAVDVQVAYLNLIRREPAPWEVERWRTEPVAAVGRFLVHSVAYARLLDQRDGGF